In the Deltaproteobacteria bacterium genome, one interval contains:
- a CDS encoding diguanylate cyclase, which produces MRKSQRTFLKLLFCLFGLVLFSGLGFFAFTHRTADSLLPFGLWGGFLFVLYLVLFWRIFSFFRESRLKEETLERMSTRDLATGLMNRRGFEGLAGQEMERARRKGYPASLIFVRVEPLELITKDFGRPAVDHLLTQIAEFLKKACRSYDGVFAYDRDTFAVLLAETGSDQLKSVAGRIEKKMMQKEFSIGRSKDVIKPHIHYGLATYPAHGEDLKGVVSHALSGLFDASSPK; this is translated from the coding sequence ATGCGGAAGAGCCAAAGAACCTTTCTTAAACTCCTTTTTTGCCTGTTTGGGCTTGTCCTTTTTTCGGGGTTGGGTTTTTTTGCGTTCACCCATCGCACTGCCGACAGCCTTCTTCCGTTTGGTCTTTGGGGGGGGTTCCTTTTTGTCCTTTATCTGGTTTTATTTTGGAGAATCTTTTCTTTTTTCCGCGAAAGCCGCCTTAAGGAGGAAACGCTCGAGCGGATGAGCACCCGTGACCTGGCCACCGGTTTGATGAACCGTCGGGGTTTTGAGGGGCTTGCGGGGCAGGAGATGGAAAGGGCCCGCCGAAAGGGGTATCCGGCCTCCCTTATTTTCGTCCGGGTGGAGCCGCTGGAGCTGATTACCAAGGATTTTGGGCGCCCGGCGGTGGATCACCTCCTTACCCAGATCGCCGAATTTTTAAAAAAGGCCTGCCGGAGCTACGACGGCGTCTTTGCCTACGACCGCGACACCTTTGCCGTTCTGCTTGCCGAGACCGGTTCCGACCAGCTCAAAAGCGTCGCCGGCAGGATCGAAAAAAAGATGATGCAAAAGGAATTTTCCATCGGCCGCTCCAAAGATGTCATCAAGCCGCACATCCATTACGGCCTTGCCACTTATCCCGCCCACGGGGAGGACTTGAAAGGGGTGGTCAGCCACGCCTTAAGCGGCCTGTTTGACGCCTCTTCCCCCAAATGA
- a CDS encoding threonylcarbamoyl-AMP synthase, whose amino-acid sequence MRRCPVLTVAQAARIVRKGGIVAYPTETFYGLAARADNPDAVGRVFEIKGREKGKPVSILIDSQRELKRWVRGIGPREKKLISRFWPGPLTLVFKARKGVNQFLTGGSGKIGVRISSNPVARRLTRLSGGAITATSANRSGQKPATSGLSARRKLGKKIDGVVSGGRLKRSKGSTILDVSGKKLKVIREGEIVL is encoded by the coding sequence ATGAGAAGATGTCCAGTCTTAACCGTGGCGCAGGCCGCTCGGATTGTCAGAAAGGGGGGCATTGTCGCCTATCCCACCGAAACATTTTATGGACTGGCGGCCAGGGCGGATAATCCGGATGCGGTAGGACGAGTTTTTGAAATAAAGGGGAGAGAAAAGGGAAAACCGGTTTCAATTTTGATCGACTCGCAACGAGAGCTCAAACGATGGGTCCGCGGGATCGGCCCCCGCGAGAAAAAATTGATCAGCCGTTTCTGGCCGGGGCCATTGACCCTCGTGTTTAAGGCGCGAAAGGGGGTGAACCAGTTTCTCACGGGAGGATCGGGAAAAATCGGCGTTCGAATCTCCTCCAACCCTGTTGCCCGGCGTCTGACCCGGCTTTCGGGCGGCGCCATCACCGCCACCAGCGCCAACCGGTCCGGACAAAAACCGGCGACAAGTGGCCTTTCGGCCCGGAGAAAATTGGGGAAAAAAATCGACGGCGTTGTTTCAGGCGGAAGATTAAAGAGATCGAAAGGATCAACTATTTTAGATGTATCCGGAAAGAAACTTAAAGTGATTCGTGAAGGCGAAATTGTCCTATGA